One part of the Paenibacillus silvisoli genome encodes these proteins:
- a CDS encoding DUF1292 domain-containing protein, with protein MSELKRISVLKDIYGTEVDLIGEDGGTEPFRIVAEFQLGDHSYAGLQSHEMRKEDEVAFFRITMKDGADPELESIDSDDEWEAVAEAYDDLQFEGDDQP; from the coding sequence GTGTCAGAATTGAAACGAATTTCCGTCCTGAAGGACATTTACGGTACGGAAGTGGATCTAATCGGCGAAGACGGCGGCACGGAACCATTCCGAATCGTCGCTGAATTCCAATTGGGCGACCACTCCTACGCCGGCTTGCAATCGCACGAGATGCGCAAAGAAGACGAAGTCGCATTTTTCCGCATTACGATGAAGGATGGCGCCGATCCGGAGCTTGAATCCATCGATAGCGACGACGAATGGGAAGCCGTTGCCGAGGCGTACGACGATTTGCAGTTCGAGGGCGACGATCAGCCTTAA
- a CDS encoding peptidase U32 family protein: MATKPELLIDAGSLADMERLIAAGADAILIGESRYGMRLPGEFNLEMIGEAVKLAHAHNVSVYVAVNNLMDNDTVDTLPAYVKGLNEAGVDGVVFGDPAVLMAARAEAPGMKLHWNAEMTSTNYSTANYWGRRGATRFVLARELNMDQVIDIKNNTELEVQVQVHGLTNIYHSKRPLVQNYFEHQAKSGETVSQPVYGKREEGLYLVEAERPGERFPIYEDAGGTHIMSSDDLCMIENLHELMEVNIDSFRIEGLLKSIEYNETVVRAYRAAIDAYCADPEGYAFNEDWLDAIKNVQDPSRELSYGFFYKEQVY, encoded by the coding sequence ATGGCAACAAAACCGGAGCTGCTTATAGACGCGGGTTCGCTTGCCGATATGGAGCGGCTCATCGCCGCCGGGGCGGATGCGATTCTGATCGGCGAGTCTCGATACGGCATGAGATTGCCGGGCGAGTTCAACCTTGAAATGATCGGCGAAGCGGTCAAACTGGCCCATGCGCATAACGTATCCGTGTACGTGGCTGTCAATAACTTGATGGATAACGATACGGTCGATACGCTGCCGGCTTATGTTAAAGGGTTGAACGAAGCGGGCGTAGACGGCGTCGTATTCGGCGATCCGGCCGTATTGATGGCGGCTCGCGCGGAAGCGCCGGGCATGAAGCTGCACTGGAACGCGGAGATGACTTCGACGAACTACTCGACGGCGAATTATTGGGGACGGCGCGGTGCGACTCGTTTCGTACTGGCGCGGGAGCTCAATATGGATCAGGTCATCGACATCAAGAACAACACGGAGCTTGAGGTTCAGGTTCAAGTGCATGGACTGACCAACATTTATCATTCCAAGCGCCCGCTGGTGCAAAATTATTTCGAGCACCAAGCGAAGAGCGGCGAAACCGTATCGCAGCCCGTATATGGCAAACGCGAGGAAGGCTTGTATCTGGTGGAAGCCGAACGTCCGGGCGAGCGGTTCCCGATCTACGAGGATGCCGGCGGCACGCATATTATGAGCTCGGACGATCTCTGCATGATCGAGAACCTGCACGAGCTGATGGAAGTTAATATCGATAGCTTTCGGATCGAAGGGCTGTTAAAATCAATTGAGTATAACGAAACGGTCGTGCGCGCTTACCGCGCCGCAATCGATGCCTACTGCGCGGATCCGGAAGGCTACGCCTTCAATGAAGATTGGCTGGATGCGATCAAGAACGTGCAAGATCCGTCACGGGAGCTTTCCTACGGATTTTTCTATAAAGAACAAGTGTATTAA
- a CDS encoding peptidase U32 family protein, whose product MTTKTAPRFTGKRNRLDKPELLAPAGNLEKLKFAVHYGADAVYIGGQKYGLRSNADNFSFAEMKEGVEFAERYGAKVFVATNIYAHNEDISGIEDYLRELEAAGIAAIIAADPIIIETAQRVAPKLEVHLSTQQSTLNWQAVKFWKDEGLPRVVLGRETSLEEIAQIKAHVDIEIEAFIHGAMCSSYSGRCVLSNHFTDRDSNRGGCCQSCRWKYDIYEDDIQMVGMDADKFTMSSKDLCMIEHIPDLIEVGIDSFKIEGRMKSLHYVATVVNAYRQAIDSYMADPENYELKPMWLEDIQKAANRPVNTGFFYDTPGAEDHIYEPEDKAVPYDFAGVVVSYDESTGLAVIEQRNHFKPGTEVEFFGPNGTFFKQVVGTITDTSGNELDAARHPLQHVVVKTEQPVKPMDMMRKRIR is encoded by the coding sequence GTGACAACGAAAACAGCTCCCCGCTTTACGGGGAAACGCAATCGGCTGGATAAGCCGGAGCTGCTCGCGCCGGCGGGCAACTTGGAGAAATTGAAATTTGCTGTACATTACGGAGCGGATGCGGTCTATATCGGCGGACAGAAATACGGCTTACGTTCCAACGCCGACAACTTCAGCTTCGCGGAGATGAAAGAAGGCGTCGAGTTCGCCGAACGTTACGGCGCTAAAGTGTTCGTTGCAACGAATATTTATGCTCATAACGAGGATATTAGCGGCATCGAGGATTACTTGCGCGAGCTTGAGGCTGCCGGAATCGCGGCGATCATTGCTGCGGACCCGATTATCATCGAGACGGCGCAGCGCGTTGCGCCGAAGCTGGAGGTGCATTTAAGCACGCAGCAATCGACGTTGAACTGGCAAGCGGTGAAGTTCTGGAAGGACGAAGGTCTGCCGCGCGTCGTGCTTGGCCGCGAGACGAGTCTTGAAGAGATCGCGCAAATTAAAGCGCATGTCGATATCGAAATCGAAGCGTTCATTCACGGTGCGATGTGCTCGTCCTATTCCGGACGCTGCGTGCTGTCGAACCATTTTACGGACCGCGATTCGAACCGCGGCGGCTGCTGCCAATCCTGCAGATGGAAGTACGACATTTACGAGGACGACATTCAGATGGTCGGCATGGACGCCGATAAATTCACGATGAGCTCCAAAGATTTGTGCATGATCGAGCACATTCCGGATCTGATCGAAGTGGGCATCGACAGCTTCAAAATCGAAGGCCGCATGAAAAGCCTGCACTATGTAGCAACGGTCGTTAACGCTTATCGCCAAGCGATCGATTCCTACATGGCCGACCCGGAAAATTACGAGCTGAAACCAATGTGGCTGGAAGATATCCAGAAAGCGGCGAATCGCCCCGTAAATACAGGGTTCTTCTACGATACTCCCGGTGCGGAGGATCACATCTACGAGCCGGAAGACAAAGCGGTTCCGTACGATTTTGCCGGGGTTGTCGTTTCTTACGACGAATCGACGGGTCTTGCCGTAATCGAACAGCGGAATCACTTTAAGCCGGGTACCGAGGTGGAGTTTTTCGGCCCTAACGGCACGTTCTTTAAGCAAGTCGTCGGCACGATCACGGATACAAGCGGCAACGAGCTGGATGCGGCAAGGCATCCGCTTCAGCATGTAGTCGTGAAGACCGAGCAACCGGTTAAGCCGATGGATATGATGCGCAAACGTATTCGTTAA
- a CDS encoding methyl-accepting chemotaxis protein, whose product MLFLIIFSAILVCVLVVGLFSYSTSKSIIKTKVADSSAVAIAQSKGKLDLMFKNYEALSMQILLDKTVQDNLVKYEQTTDDYERFDVMKKLSDSIQSYILGNSTVVGAAIIPVDGTSASVTVGSSSISTEDAKGTEWMKTIVDGGGKLIWLPAQVKGYSGSASEPTIAMGRVMKNTVTNEGKFIMIVEIFLKEFGKQLEDLKLGDDSAVTIVDKSNNLVYSKDPALIGQPSPIQLPADVKSGDSTEKLANGDEVLAIYNQFASVDWKLAGSVPVNELVKDAKKIRNATFIIAGIAALLAIGIGLLVIRMVAIPLVSLRNLMNEGERGNLTVRSTINKKDEIGQLADGFNKMMTQITVLVAQTNQSAQDVLATAGELSDASKKTSISAREIAVATEEIANGATSLAMEAEKGSDLTSEIGQQMQQVMQANQEMGAAATEVEKASRQGTAYMNSLIEKTGMTEEMTRSMVEKVDRLKESTRSIRKILDVLNNMTKQTNILSLNATIEAARAGAAGKGFMVVADEIRKLADQSRQSIDVVGQITETIQKEIDETVHVLSDAYPIFQEQIQSVKEANQIFLTVQGQMGDFVGSLTSVTESISMLERSQVVLSDAMGNVSAVAEESSATSQEVASLSNEQNNISEGLVRLSDKLETVSTGLKETLSRFRT is encoded by the coding sequence ATGCTGTTCCTTATTATTTTCAGCGCCATCCTCGTATGCGTGCTTGTCGTTGGACTATTCTCGTATTCAACCTCGAAGAGCATTATTAAGACCAAAGTAGCGGATTCCAGTGCGGTAGCGATCGCGCAATCCAAGGGCAAACTGGACCTCATGTTTAAGAACTATGAAGCGTTATCGATGCAGATTTTGCTCGATAAGACCGTTCAAGATAATTTGGTCAAGTATGAGCAGACAACGGATGATTACGAGCGCTTTGACGTCATGAAGAAGCTGAGCGACTCGATTCAATCTTACATCCTCGGCAATTCAACGGTTGTCGGAGCGGCAATTATTCCTGTTGATGGAACATCCGCCTCCGTAACGGTCGGATCGTCGAGCATCAGCACCGAGGACGCCAAAGGAACCGAGTGGATGAAAACGATCGTAGACGGCGGCGGCAAGCTCATATGGCTGCCTGCTCAGGTGAAAGGCTACAGCGGCAGCGCTTCGGAGCCGACGATCGCCATGGGCCGCGTCATGAAGAATACGGTCACGAACGAAGGCAAGTTTATTATGATTGTGGAAATTTTCCTGAAAGAGTTCGGCAAGCAGCTTGAAGATTTGAAGCTGGGAGACGATAGCGCCGTCACCATCGTCGACAAGTCGAATAATCTCGTATACAGCAAAGACCCGGCTTTGATCGGCCAGCCTTCGCCGATTCAGCTCCCTGCGGATGTGAAATCCGGCGACTCGACGGAGAAGCTGGCAAACGGCGACGAAGTGCTCGCGATTTACAATCAATTCGCATCGGTAGACTGGAAGCTTGCCGGCTCCGTTCCGGTTAATGAGCTTGTGAAGGACGCTAAGAAAATCCGGAATGCAACGTTTATTATTGCCGGAATCGCGGCGCTTCTTGCAATCGGTATCGGCTTGCTCGTCATCCGGATGGTTGCGATTCCGCTCGTAAGCCTGCGCAACCTAATGAATGAAGGGGAACGCGGCAACCTGACGGTTCGTTCGACCATCAACAAGAAAGATGAGATTGGTCAGCTGGCAGACGGCTTCAACAAGATGATGACGCAAATCACGGTGCTCGTTGCCCAGACGAACCAATCCGCGCAGGATGTGCTGGCGACGGCGGGCGAGCTATCCGATGCCTCGAAGAAAACGTCTATTTCCGCGCGCGAGATCGCGGTAGCGACAGAAGAAATCGCCAATGGCGCAACGAGCCTTGCGATGGAAGCGGAGAAAGGCAGCGATTTGACGTCCGAAATCGGCCAGCAAATGCAGCAGGTTATGCAGGCGAACCAAGAGATGGGCGCCGCTGCTACGGAGGTTGAGAAGGCGAGCCGTCAAGGTACAGCGTATATGAACAGCTTGATCGAGAAAACGGGCATGACGGAGGAAATGACGCGTTCGATGGTGGAGAAGGTTGACCGCCTGAAGGAAAGCACGCGCTCCATCCGGAAAATTCTCGATGTGCTGAACAACATGACGAAGCAAACGAATATTTTGTCCCTGAACGCAACGATCGAGGCTGCTCGCGCAGGAGCTGCGGGCAAAGGGTTCATGGTCGTAGCGGACGAAATCCGCAAGCTGGCTGATCAGTCGCGTCAATCGATCGACGTCGTCGGCCAAATTACGGAAACGATTCAGAAAGAGATCGACGAAACGGTACATGTGTTGTCGGATGCGTATCCGATCTTCCAAGAGCAAATCCAATCGGTTAAAGAAGCGAATCAAATTTTCTTGACCGTACAAGGTCAGATGGGCGACTTCGTCGGAAGCCTCACTTCCGTCACCGAATCGATCAGCATGCTGGAGCGCTCGCAAGTCGTGCTTTCCGATGCGATGGGCAATGTGAGCGCGGTTGCGGAAGAATCGTCCGCGACGTCGCAGGAAGTCGCATCTCTAAGCAATGAACAAAACAACATCAGCGAAGGCTTGGTGCGGTTGTCCGATAAGCTGGAAACCGTCTCGACCGGACTTAAAGAAACGCTTAGCCGTTTCCGGACTTAA
- a CDS encoding MerR family transcriptional regulator, translating to MSETLLYRIGELSKMAGVSPRTIDFYTSMGLIEPEKRSAKNYRLYSDETLHRLQRIVQLKKDKYTLDEIKATMAGWRKVSSEEQVSGKLLELQLHLEQLQREVHEIEPVLRQLKPQQAKQVFKRLVPQTAACVEALMLLLNKGGIM from the coding sequence TTGTCCGAAACGCTGCTGTACCGGATTGGCGAACTGTCCAAAATGGCCGGCGTAAGTCCGCGCACGATCGACTTCTATACATCAATGGGCTTGATTGAACCGGAGAAGCGTTCCGCCAAAAATTATCGTTTATACAGCGATGAAACCTTGCATCGGCTCCAACGTATAGTACAGTTGAAGAAAGACAAATATACGCTCGATGAAATTAAAGCGACGATGGCAGGCTGGCGTAAAGTTTCGTCAGAGGAGCAAGTATCAGGAAAGCTATTGGAGCTGCAGCTTCACCTCGAACAATTGCAGCGCGAGGTACACGAGATTGAGCCCGTGCTTCGTCAGCTGAAGCCTCAACAGGCGAAGCAAGTGTTTAAACGGCTTGTGCCTCAAACCGCGGCTTGCGTCGAAGCGCTGATGCTGCTCCTTAACAAAGGCGGTATTATGTAG
- the mltG gene encoding endolytic transglycosylase MltG: protein MSNANHRFAEEMPDDGNRRPAGPRRGRITFWVITALLLLMAATAGSVYLYIWNGLRPASAGDAVQVELKKGTSPFSFAETLEEQGVIRNAFIFKYYLRYKDEGPRFQAGVYELTPGMDKDAIIAKLNAGETVKAEMMRFTIPEGFTVVQIAETLDKAGYADKASFLALADKDQIWSDADAVKHIPKNKDLRHRLEGYMFPDTYELKMDSKPEDVIKRMIQELDHKLDSLPDNWEESLAAHNIDFHGMLTVASLVEREVVVDAERPIVAGIIYNRLKKGMPLQIDATVQYLLDKQKERLLIDDLQVDSPYNTYKINGLPPGPIASPSLKSIEAALFPKDSDYYFYVTKKDGSHEHLFAETLKEHNRNIEKSNQTAGQ, encoded by the coding sequence TTGAGCAACGCAAACCATCGGTTCGCAGAAGAGATGCCGGATGACGGCAATAGGCGTCCCGCCGGTCCTCGGCGAGGGCGCATTACGTTTTGGGTCATCACTGCGCTGCTGCTCCTTATGGCCGCTACGGCCGGCAGCGTTTATTTGTACATCTGGAACGGTCTTCGTCCCGCATCGGCTGGCGATGCCGTTCAAGTCGAGCTGAAGAAGGGAACATCTCCGTTCAGCTTCGCCGAAACGCTCGAAGAGCAAGGCGTCATTCGAAATGCATTTATTTTTAAATACTACCTTCGTTACAAGGATGAAGGTCCGCGGTTCCAGGCCGGCGTATATGAGCTGACGCCAGGGATGGATAAAGATGCGATCATCGCCAAGCTGAATGCGGGCGAGACGGTCAAAGCGGAAATGATGCGTTTTACGATTCCGGAAGGGTTTACGGTGGTACAGATCGCGGAAACGCTGGATAAAGCGGGCTATGCGGATAAAGCGTCATTCCTTGCGCTTGCGGATAAAGACCAAATCTGGAGCGATGCGGACGCGGTGAAGCATATACCGAAGAACAAGGATCTCCGCCATCGACTCGAGGGTTATATGTTCCCGGATACCTATGAGCTGAAGATGGACAGTAAGCCGGAGGACGTCATCAAGCGCATGATTCAAGAGCTGGATCATAAGCTCGATTCGCTTCCCGACAATTGGGAAGAGTCGCTTGCAGCGCATAACATCGACTTCCATGGCATGTTAACGGTCGCGTCGCTGGTGGAGCGCGAGGTCGTTGTAGACGCGGAACGTCCGATCGTAGCCGGCATCATTTATAATCGCCTGAAAAAGGGCATGCCGCTGCAAATCGACGCAACGGTTCAATATTTACTCGACAAACAAAAGGAACGGCTGCTTATCGATGATCTGCAAGTGGACAGCCCTTACAATACGTATAAAATCAACGGTCTGCCTCCGGGACCGATCGCTTCTCCGAGCTTGAAATCGATTGAAGCGGCGCTGTTCCCGAAGGACTCGGATTATTACTTCTACGTGACGAAGAAGGATGGCAGCCACGAGCATCTGTTTGCGGAGACGCTCAAGGAGCACAACCGCAATATCGAGAAAAGCAATCAAACGGCAGGACAATAG
- a CDS encoding DUF1292 domain-containing protein, with protein MTKDNMQFEEPEIIYIPDEDGNEEEFEVVMKFEVDGSDQKYMMVVPLNVDSEDEQDEESDEVYAFRYEEDGDDLKLYTIEDEEEWNMVEETFNTLLAEIDDND; from the coding sequence ATGACAAAGGACAACATGCAGTTTGAAGAGCCGGAAATCATCTACATTCCGGATGAAGATGGCAACGAGGAAGAGTTCGAGGTAGTCATGAAGTTCGAGGTAGACGGCTCCGATCAGAAATATATGATGGTCGTTCCGCTTAATGTCGATTCCGAAGACGAGCAGGACGAGGAATCCGATGAAGTCTACGCATTCCGCTATGAGGAAGACGGAGACGATCTGAAGCTATACACCATTGAAGACGAAGAAGAGTGGAACATGGTTGAAGAAACGTTCAACACCCTTCTCGCCGAAATTGACGATAACGACTAG
- a CDS encoding IreB family regulatory phosphoprotein, which yields MNSMDKTMKFDVKAEGLEASSREIMLSVYDALLEKDYNPINQIVGYLLSGDPAYIPRHNNARSLIRRKERDELIEELVRSYLSQHSK from the coding sequence ATGAATTCGATGGACAAGACAATGAAATTCGACGTGAAGGCGGAAGGGCTTGAAGCTTCTTCGCGGGAAATTATGCTTTCGGTGTACGATGCGCTTCTCGAGAAGGATTATAACCCGATCAACCAGATCGTAGGTTATCTGTTGTCCGGAGATCCCGCATACATTCCGCGGCATAACAATGCTAGAAGCTTAATCCGCAGGAAAGAACGAGACGAACTAATCGAAGAACTAGTCCGTTCCTATTTGAGTCAGCACAGCAAATAA
- the alaS gene encoding alanine--tRNA ligase — protein MKASEIRSKWLAFFESKGHKIEPSASLVPHNDPSLLWINAGMAPLKPYFDGRVIPENPRITNSQKCIRTNDIENVGKTRRHHTMFEMLGNFSIGDYFKEEAITWAWEFLTSPQWIGFDPERLSVTVYPEDEEAFRFWNEKIGLPEKRIYRLEENFWDIGEGPCGPCTEIFYDRGDAFGDLNDPECWPGGENERFLEVWNLVFSQYNHNKDGSYTPLPNKNIDTGAGLERLTSILQNVDSNFDTDLFRPIIDRTCQIANVTYQTNADNDIALKVIADHIRTVAFAVGDGVLPSNEGRGYVIRRLLRRAVRYGKKLGVDRPFLFELVSVVGSIMGGHYTEVVEKREFIEKVIRTEEERFHETLSEGLSLLGELVKTAKAGGQTQIGGADAFKLYDTYGFPFDLTEDFAAENGMSVDRDGFDASMEEQRTRARAARQDTGGMNVQGGPLADFTGKSEFVGYQDLTLAGAKVIAIVNGDSLVESASEGSQVLVILDRTTFYAESGGQVGDSGTIVGASFTLTVEDVTKAPHGQSVHHAVVTSGTVSVGDQVEAVVSSQTREDTIKNHTATHLLHRALKDVLGEHVNQAGSLVEPDRLRFDFSHFGSITADELTEIERRVNQQIWQGTTLQIDYKSLAEAKEMGAMALFGEKYGDVVRVVRVGDYSLELCGGCHVANTAQIGLFKLISESGIGSGVRRIEAVTGRHAYLYMEGQLDLLKQSAALLKSNLADVPKRIEALHGQVKELARDNESLQSKLSRIEAGSLESQAKVVGGVTVLAAQVSAPSMDALRGIVDELKTKLSSAVIVLGAVAEDKVNLVAAVSPELVKQGFHAGKIIKEAAAACGGGGGGRPDMAQAGGKDPSKLGEALQIAEELVLSQTNVI, from the coding sequence ATGAAAGCAAGTGAAATCCGTTCCAAATGGCTCGCGTTTTTCGAGAGCAAAGGACATAAGATCGAGCCGAGCGCTTCCCTGGTGCCGCATAACGACCCGTCCCTGCTGTGGATCAACGCAGGCATGGCGCCGCTGAAGCCGTATTTTGACGGCCGCGTCATTCCGGAAAACCCGCGTATTACGAACTCGCAAAAATGTATCCGTACCAACGACATCGAAAATGTCGGCAAGACGCGCCGCCATCATACGATGTTCGAGATGCTGGGCAACTTCTCGATCGGCGATTATTTCAAAGAAGAAGCGATTACGTGGGCTTGGGAGTTTCTGACGAGCCCGCAATGGATCGGTTTCGATCCGGAGCGCCTTTCCGTGACGGTTTATCCGGAAGACGAGGAAGCGTTCCGTTTCTGGAACGAGAAAATCGGCCTTCCCGAGAAGCGCATTTACCGCCTGGAGGAAAACTTCTGGGATATCGGCGAAGGCCCTTGCGGACCTTGCACCGAGATTTTCTACGACCGCGGCGACGCTTTCGGCGACCTGAACGACCCGGAATGCTGGCCTGGCGGCGAAAACGAGCGGTTCCTGGAAGTATGGAACCTCGTATTTTCGCAATATAATCATAATAAAGACGGCAGCTACACGCCGCTGCCTAATAAAAACATCGATACGGGCGCCGGCTTGGAGCGTCTGACATCGATTTTGCAAAACGTGGACTCCAACTTCGACACCGATTTGTTCCGTCCGATCATCGACCGCACTTGTCAGATCGCGAACGTGACCTATCAAACGAACGCGGATAACGACATCGCGCTGAAAGTGATCGCCGATCACATCCGCACGGTGGCGTTCGCCGTCGGCGACGGCGTGCTGCCTTCCAACGAAGGCCGCGGCTACGTCATCCGCCGCTTGCTGCGCCGCGCGGTTCGTTACGGCAAGAAGCTGGGCGTAGACCGTCCATTCTTGTTCGAGCTCGTAAGCGTGGTCGGCAGCATCATGGGCGGCCACTATACGGAAGTTGTCGAGAAGCGCGAATTTATCGAGAAGGTCATCCGCACGGAAGAAGAGCGTTTCCACGAAACGTTGTCGGAAGGCTTGTCGCTGCTCGGCGAGCTGGTGAAAACGGCTAAAGCGGGCGGTCAAACGCAAATCGGCGGCGCCGACGCGTTCAAGCTGTACGACACGTACGGCTTCCCGTTCGACCTTACGGAAGACTTCGCGGCTGAGAACGGCATGAGTGTCGACCGCGACGGCTTCGATGCTTCGATGGAAGAACAGCGTACCCGTGCGCGCGCGGCGCGCCAGGATACGGGCGGCATGAACGTGCAGGGCGGACCGCTGGCCGATTTCACGGGCAAATCGGAGTTTGTCGGTTACCAAGACCTGACGCTGGCAGGCGCGAAGGTCATTGCGATCGTAAACGGCGATTCGCTGGTCGAATCGGCGTCCGAAGGCAGCCAAGTGCTCGTCATTCTGGACCGCACGACGTTCTATGCCGAGAGCGGCGGCCAAGTCGGCGACAGCGGCACGATCGTCGGCGCGAGCTTCACGTTGACGGTCGAAGACGTTACGAAGGCGCCGCATGGCCAATCGGTTCATCACGCCGTCGTGACAAGCGGCACCGTGTCGGTCGGCGATCAAGTCGAAGCGGTCGTATCGTCGCAGACGCGCGAAGATACGATCAAAAACCATACGGCGACGCACTTGCTGCACCGCGCGCTGAAAGACGTGCTCGGCGAGCACGTTAACCAAGCGGGCTCGCTCGTTGAACCGGACCGTCTTCGTTTCGACTTCTCGCACTTCGGCAGCATTACAGCCGACGAGCTGACGGAGATCGAGCGCCGCGTCAACCAGCAAATTTGGCAGGGCACAACGCTTCAAATCGATTACAAATCGCTTGCCGAAGCGAAAGAGATGGGCGCAATGGCTCTCTTCGGCGAGAAGTACGGCGACGTAGTACGGGTTGTTCGCGTAGGCGACTACAGCTTGGAACTGTGCGGCGGCTGCCACGTTGCCAATACGGCGCAAATCGGCTTGTTCAAGCTGATCAGCGAGAGCGGCATCGGCTCCGGCGTACGCCGTATCGAAGCGGTTACCGGCCGCCATGCGTATCTGTACATGGAAGGCCAGCTTGACCTGCTTAAGCAGTCGGCTGCCTTGCTGAAGTCGAATTTGGCCGATGTACCGAAACGCATCGAAGCTCTTCATGGTCAGGTGAAAGAACTGGCCCGCGACAACGAATCGCTTCAAAGCAAGCTGAGCCGGATCGAAGCGGGCTCTCTCGAATCGCAAGCGAAGGTGGTCGGCGGCGTGACGGTTCTTGCGGCGCAAGTAAGCGCGCCTTCGATGGATGCGCTCCGCGGCATCGTGGATGAGCTCAAAACGAAGCTGAGCAGCGCGGTTATCGTGCTTGGCGCGGTTGCCGAGGACAAAGTCAACCTCGTTGCGGCGGTTTCGCCGGAGCTTGTGAAGCAAGGCTTCCATGCCGGCAAAATCATCAAAGAAGCGGCTGCCGCATGCGGCGGCGGCGGCGGCGGACGTCCGGATATGGCGCAAGCCGGCGGGAAAGATCCGTCTAAATTGGGTGAAGCCCTCCAAATTGCCGAAGAACTGGTTCTCTCCCAGACAAATGTGATATGA
- a CDS encoding zinc metallopeptidase, protein MFFHPMDFLIIIAFLLSLWAQFRVKGTFNRWSDVQTMSGLTGYQAARMMLDRNGLHDVPVEPVPGSLTDHYDPIHRVVRLSEPVYYENSISAVSVACHEVGHAIQHSVHYPMLVVRHKIFPVVRFASGIAPFLLIAGFLFQATGLIGLGILFFTCAVGFQLVTLPVEFNASSRAREIMVSEGFITNEEERGVAKVLNAAALTYVAAALISLLELIKYIMIFTQNRD, encoded by the coding sequence ATGTTTTTTCACCCAATGGATTTTCTAATTATCATCGCCTTCCTTTTATCGTTATGGGCACAGTTCAGAGTCAAAGGCACCTTTAACCGTTGGTCGGACGTACAGACGATGAGCGGCCTTACAGGCTACCAGGCAGCGCGCATGATGCTCGACCGCAACGGCCTGCACGACGTACCCGTTGAGCCCGTTCCAGGCTCGCTCACGGACCACTACGACCCGATCCACCGCGTTGTAAGGCTGTCGGAGCCGGTTTACTACGAGAACTCCATCTCGGCCGTTTCCGTAGCTTGTCACGAGGTCGGCCACGCGATCCAACATAGCGTTCATTATCCGATGCTGGTCGTTCGGCATAAGATTTTCCCGGTCGTAAGATTCGCATCCGGCATTGCTCCGTTTCTGCTGATTGCCGGCTTTCTCTTCCAAGCGACCGGATTGATCGGTCTGGGCATTCTGTTCTTCACTTGTGCAGTCGGATTCCAGCTCGTCACCTTGCCAGTTGAATTCAATGCAAGCAGCCGCGCAAGAGAAATTATGGTCTCCGAAGGCTTCATTACGAATGAAGAAGAACGCGGCGTCGCCAAGGTTCTCAATGCCGCAGCATTAACCTACGTAGCAGCCGCGCTCATCTCGCTGCTGGAGCTGATCAAGTACATTATGATCTTTACGCAAAACCGCGATTAA
- the ruvX gene encoding Holliday junction resolvase RuvX: MRLMGLDYGDRRIGVAVSDAFGWTAQGVGVVEKRRDNGEDEAIAKLVKEHEVSEIVVGLPKNMNGTIGPRGEICIAFAQHLQQKLNVPVHLWDERLTTVAAERTLLEADVSRKKRKLVVDKMAATLILQNYLDSKTKR; the protein is encoded by the coding sequence ATGCGTCTAATGGGTTTGGATTACGGCGACCGCAGAATCGGCGTCGCCGTCAGTGATGCATTCGGTTGGACCGCTCAAGGGGTAGGCGTGGTGGAGAAACGCCGCGACAACGGCGAAGACGAAGCCATCGCCAAGCTTGTCAAGGAACATGAAGTATCCGAAATCGTAGTCGGCTTACCGAAGAACATGAATGGCACCATCGGGCCGCGTGGCGAAATTTGCATCGCATTCGCACAACATTTACAGCAGAAGCTAAATGTACCCGTACACCTTTGGGACGAACGGCTGACGACCGTTGCCGCGGAGCGTACGCTGCTGGAGGCGGACGTTAGCCGTAAGAAGCGAAAGTTAGTGGTGGACAAAATGGCGGCAACGCTAATTTTGCAAAATTATCTCGATTCTAAAACGAAAAGGTGA